From the Acinetobacter wanghuae genome, one window contains:
- a CDS encoding GNAT family N-acetyltransferase, whose protein sequence is MLAAFKICSGTWNELSHDAKAIRESVFIQEQHIAPEDEWDELDAVSIHFVVYEYDQAIATARLLENHSIGRVAVLETHRGLKIGQQLMQAVIDYAKHEQRPFLKLPSQVHAIGFYQALGFKQQGESYLDCGIPHMDMYMALQ, encoded by the coding sequence ATGCTTGCTGCTTTCAAGATATGTTCAGGTACATGGAATGAATTGTCTCATGATGCCAAAGCCATTCGTGAATCTGTATTTATTCAAGAACAGCATATTGCACCCGAAGATGAATGGGATGAACTCGATGCAGTATCCATTCATTTTGTGGTCTATGAGTATGATCAAGCGATTGCTACCGCTCGCTTATTAGAAAATCACAGTATTGGTCGAGTTGCCGTGTTAGAGACACATCGCGGTTTAAAGATCGGACAACAATTGATGCAAGCCGTCATTGATTATGCCAAGCATGAACAACGACCTTTTTTAAAGCTTCCCTCACAAGTGCATGCCATCGGGTTTTATCAAGCCTTAGGATTTAAACAGCAAGGGGAATCATATTTGGATTGTGGTATTCCACATATGGATATGTACATGGCGTTGCAATAA
- a CDS encoding class I SAM-dependent methyltransferase, whose amino-acid sequence MSLSASLSIQEQQFLDTFWQAIETDQFDRMILSQYKGELEHLQKMTLRVISLNEQKVLSCVYRYSTQDVTKNYALNEAVEQVTHLLGDCKQANLWTGTEELQLKKNKKKAMLTRSQLKATTTKVVQAEQGHDRVKQRYVDQDSVFLQHLGITDAKAQIIPSMARKWKQINKFVEIFSGALKQIPEQASGLRVVDFGSGKGYLTCALYDYMQKHAQKPYVTGVELNPKMVDFCQNVADQSQFDQLDFFQGDVRTYAPERLDVMIALHACDVATDFAIHTGIRLNAQMIMCAPCCHKELRPQLQAPKVLAPMLQFGIHAGQQAEMLTDTIRALLLKAYGYETKVFEFVALEHTSKNKMILATKRKDYAAPDQAVLAQIQALKEMYGIQKHSLELLLNDQWDQQDIGCKC is encoded by the coding sequence ATGTCCCTTTCGGCGAGTCTCTCCATTCAAGAACAGCAATTCTTAGATACCTTTTGGCAAGCCATTGAAACAGATCAATTTGATCGAATGATCTTGAGTCAATACAAAGGTGAACTTGAGCATTTACAGAAAATGACCTTGCGAGTCATTTCACTCAATGAGCAAAAAGTATTGAGCTGTGTATATCGTTATAGCACCCAAGATGTCACCAAAAATTATGCATTGAACGAAGCGGTTGAGCAGGTCACTCATCTTTTAGGTGATTGTAAACAAGCCAATTTATGGACAGGCACAGAAGAACTACAACTGAAAAAAAATAAGAAAAAAGCCATGCTGACGCGTAGTCAGTTAAAAGCAACCACCACCAAAGTCGTTCAAGCAGAACAGGGGCACGATCGAGTGAAGCAACGCTATGTCGATCAAGACAGCGTGTTCTTACAGCATTTAGGTATTACCGATGCAAAAGCACAGATTATTCCGAGCATGGCACGTAAATGGAAACAGATTAATAAATTTGTGGAAATTTTCTCAGGGGCTTTAAAACAAATTCCTGAGCAAGCATCAGGTTTGCGTGTGGTCGATTTTGGTTCAGGCAAAGGCTATTTAACCTGTGCACTTTATGACTACATGCAAAAACATGCTCAAAAGCCTTATGTGACAGGCGTTGAATTAAATCCGAAAATGGTGGATTTCTGTCAGAACGTTGCAGATCAATCGCAGTTTGATCAATTAGATTTTTTCCAAGGTGATGTACGCACTTATGCGCCTGAACGTTTAGATGTGATGATAGCCTTACATGCTTGCGATGTTGCAACGGACTTTGCCATTCACACAGGGATACGTTTAAACGCACAGATGATTATGTGTGCGCCATGCTGTCATAAAGAATTGCGTCCGCAGCTTCAAGCCCCGAAAGTCCTCGCACCGATGCTGCAATTTGGTATTCATGCAGGTCAACAAGCAGAAATGCTCACGGATACAATTCGTGCTTTACTGTTAAAAGCGTATGGCTATGAAACCAAGGTATTCGAGTTTGTCGCACTCGAACACACTAGTAAAAACAAAATGATCTTGGCGACAAAACGTAAAGATTATGCAGCACCCGATCAAGCGGTATTGGCACAGATTCAAGCACTAAAAGAGATGTATGGTATTCAAAAACATTCGCTGGAATTGTTATTGAATGATCAGTGGGATCAACAAGATATTGGATGTAAGTGCTAA
- the trhA gene encoding PAQR family membrane homeostasis protein TrhA: MPNTPLLQDYDQREECMNYISHGIGAGLSVIGGILLIIKGSYLSSGQWFGLWVYALSMIFLFSCSMLYHMATTADRRYLYKKLDHTAIYYLIAGTYTPFLAIAIPTAKAHYLLISLWVIAILGTLFKFIFIHRFQKLSLFAYLAMGWLALLVIDDMQKYLSAQALTFLIIGGLAYTIGALFYALKSVRYTHAIWHIFVLIGAGSHFLSIYLYVI, translated from the coding sequence ATGCCAAACACCCCACTGCTCCAAGATTACGATCAACGTGAAGAATGTATGAATTACATCAGCCACGGCATTGGTGCGGGTTTATCTGTCATTGGTGGTATTTTATTGATTATTAAAGGTTCTTATTTAAGCTCTGGGCAATGGTTTGGTTTGTGGGTCTATGCCTTGAGCATGATTTTCCTCTTTTCATGCTCAATGCTCTATCACATGGCAACCACAGCCGATCGTCGTTATCTTTATAAAAAATTAGATCACACGGCAATTTACTATTTAATCGCAGGCACCTATACCCCATTTTTAGCCATCGCGATTCCAACGGCGAAAGCCCATTATTTATTAATTTCACTTTGGGTGATTGCGATTCTTGGTACACTATTCAAGTTCATTTTCATCCATCGTTTTCAGAAACTTTCGCTCTTTGCTTATCTGGCAATGGGTTGGTTAGCGCTGTTAGTCATTGATGATATGCAGAAATATCTTTCTGCTCAAGCTTTGACCTTTCTTATCATTGGCGGTTTAGCTTATACTATTGGTGCATTGTTTTATGCTTTAAAAAGCGTAAGATATACCCACGCTATCTGGCACATTTTTGTATTGATAGGCGCAGGATCACATTTTCTGTCCATCTATCTTTACGTGATTTAA
- a CDS encoding MFS transporter, with protein MASSSSAAQPAQNSKFRVLTASLVGTTIEFFDFYIYATAAVIIFPHLFFPASTDPTTATIQSLATFAIAFIARPIGAALFGHLGDRIGRKATLVAALLTMGISTVCIGLLPTYAQVGIAAPLMLALCRLGQGLGLGGEWSGAVLLATENAPEGKRAWYGMFPQLGAPIGFILATGSFLILGACMTEEAFMTWGWRIPFISSALLVIMGLWIRLKLHETPAFQNVLKKQKEVNVPFIEVFKKHSRMLILGTIAAICTFVVFYLTTVFALNWGTTKLGYSRAEFLELQLVATLCFAAFIPLSAVFAEKFGRKATSIGVCIVSAIFGLFFADMLESGNTLVVFLFLCIGLAIMGLTYGPIGTVLSEIFPTSVRYTGSALTFNLAGIFGASFAPVIATKLATNYGLYAVGYYLTAASILSLIAFLLIRETKHDDVNNQI; from the coding sequence ATGGCGTCTTCAAGTTCTGCTGCTCAACCAGCACAAAATTCAAAATTTCGCGTTCTTACTGCAAGTCTAGTAGGAACAACAATCGAATTCTTCGATTTCTATATCTATGCCACTGCGGCTGTGATTATTTTCCCGCATTTGTTCTTCCCAGCAAGCACAGATCCAACTACAGCGACGATTCAATCGCTTGCAACATTTGCAATTGCCTTTATTGCGCGCCCGATTGGTGCTGCATTATTTGGTCATTTAGGCGACCGAATTGGACGTAAAGCCACACTGGTCGCGGCTTTATTGACTATGGGGATTTCTACAGTTTGTATTGGTTTACTGCCAACTTATGCTCAAGTCGGCATTGCAGCGCCACTCATGCTTGCACTGTGTCGTTTGGGGCAAGGTTTGGGCTTAGGTGGTGAATGGTCAGGTGCGGTATTATTGGCAACTGAGAATGCACCAGAAGGTAAACGTGCTTGGTACGGTATGTTCCCACAATTGGGCGCGCCTATCGGCTTCATTCTTGCAACAGGTTCATTCTTAATACTTGGCGCATGCATGACTGAAGAAGCATTCATGACATGGGGCTGGCGTATTCCGTTTATTTCAAGTGCATTGCTTGTGATCATGGGTTTATGGATTCGCTTAAAACTTCATGAAACACCAGCATTCCAAAATGTATTGAAGAAACAAAAAGAAGTAAACGTACCGTTCATTGAAGTATTTAAAAAACATTCTCGTATGTTGATCCTTGGTACGATTGCAGCGATTTGTACCTTCGTTGTGTTCTACCTCACTACGGTATTTGCATTAAACTGGGGAACCACGAAACTAGGTTACAGCCGTGCTGAATTCCTAGAATTACAGTTGGTTGCAACACTCTGCTTTGCTGCATTTATTCCACTTTCAGCTGTATTTGCTGAGAAATTCGGTCGTAAAGCAACCTCAATTGGCGTGTGTATTGTGTCTGCAATCTTCGGTTTGTTCTTTGCAGATATGTTGGAATCGGGCAATACCTTGGTGGTGTTCTTATTCCTTTGTATTGGTCTTGCCATCATGGGCTTAACCTATGGTCCGATTGGTACAGTCTTATCTGAAATCTTCCCGACTTCTGTACGTTACACAGGTTCTGCTTTGACCTTTAACTTAGCTGGTATTTTCGGCGCGTCATTTGCACCTGTGATTGCAACAAAACTTGCAACAAACTATGGTTTATACGCGGTAGGTTATTACCTCACAGCGGCATCTATCCTTTCACTGATTGCCTTCTTGCTCATTCGTGAAACAAAACATGATGATGTAAACAATCAAATTTGA
- a CDS encoding metallophosphoesterase, with amino-acid sequence MTSTTTLVYLFWALFALLAIWAIAQAWKSQANTATIHPFKAVVHLLAYYLSYLLIPLFVFSLIAGFIGYYSWHEALFIFLITGVMIYARFIEPHRIQVQHTQYQINPDQALSKPVKIALIADLHIGLFSGREKQLKLIVEKLNQQAPDLVVVAGDWTYEPENKLVQELAVLKEIQAPVYSVNGNHDEQYPGPPIQALLKEALIQNHVMDIEGQVVDFEEFRLLGIGDLWAGKADMRFMPDLPQDKPWVILSHNPDTVDMVPKLPLRPLMLSGHTHGGQVELPWLTNYVMKKVSILGHKKGLYQHEHADVFVTVGTGMVGVPFRFRVPPTIDIIELI; translated from the coding sequence ATGACTTCCACCACCACGCTTGTGTATCTGTTCTGGGCTTTATTCGCGTTGCTCGCGATTTGGGCCATCGCACAGGCATGGAAAAGTCAGGCCAATACTGCGACGATTCATCCGTTTAAAGCAGTCGTCCATTTGCTCGCTTATTATCTGTCATATTTACTCATTCCTTTGTTTGTATTTAGTTTAATCGCAGGTTTCATTGGCTATTATTCATGGCATGAGGCGTTATTTATTTTCCTCATTACGGGTGTAATGATATATGCACGTTTTATTGAACCGCATCGGATTCAAGTGCAGCATACGCAATATCAAATCAATCCTGATCAAGCACTGTCCAAGCCCGTTAAAATTGCTTTAATTGCCGATTTACATATCGGTTTATTTTCTGGGCGTGAAAAACAACTTAAACTGATTGTTGAAAAACTGAATCAGCAAGCGCCAGACTTGGTGGTAGTGGCAGGGGATTGGACCTATGAACCTGAAAATAAATTGGTGCAAGAACTCGCTGTATTAAAGGAAATTCAAGCGCCTGTATATTCAGTCAATGGTAATCATGATGAACAATATCCAGGTCCACCGATTCAAGCCTTATTAAAAGAAGCATTAATTCAAAATCATGTGATGGATATTGAAGGACAAGTGGTCGATTTTGAGGAATTTCGTTTACTCGGCATTGGTGATTTATGGGCAGGTAAAGCCGATATGCGCTTTATGCCAGATTTGCCGCAAGATAAACCTTGGGTCATTTTATCGCATAACCCAGATACCGTAGATATGGTGCCGAAATTACCGCTGCGTCCTTTAATGCTGTCAGGGCATACCCATGGTGGGCAAGTTGAATTGCCTTGGCTGACCAATTATGTCATGAAGAAAGTTTCTATTTTAGGACATAAAAAGGGACTGTATCAGCATGAACATGCCGATGTATTTGTGACGGTTGGTACAGGCATGGTCGGTGTGCCATTCCGTTTTAGAGTACCACCGACCATTGATATCATTGAATTGATTTAA
- a CDS encoding phospholipase D-like domain-containing protein has protein sequence MASAHCSNADETSAPTSHKRAKASILLSLSLVLAVPACSTLPKQVEQQTQNAFERDTSHTSLSKIIEPLRQQNIGLTGYHVLYDPLEALAARIQLIHKAEKSLDLQYYIWDNDKIGAMALHAIIQAADRGVHVRLLIDDNNAKKMEGIYLALDQHQNIDVKLYNPYRFRKYRPMDMVLNLKRINRRMHNKSFIADNQIALIGGRNMSNQYYNVSDNYQFSDVDVLLVGAASDEIIHSFDEYWNDEYAYQVKTIVNPQHYSLRFDSLKSQLEQYNHEASVQNYLDLANRSQNFNKWLDQNIQLDWVEAEVVKDSPSKIKSKAKKEEHLNFQLLQLLEKPEHSIDIVSAYFVPEKSGADRLIDVAKDNVQVRVLTNSYNANDVPLVHAFYAKYRQRLLENNVQLYEFLAAPEAKNLNENTQEIAEKAKVSMKGLSRSSLHAKLMAIDEKQVFIGSFNFDPRSAYLNSEIGVLLNSPALARTVHQTMDQNLSKFAYKLVLDANKSINWKIKKANDEIKTYPSEPKMKWYEKAAMKVIAWLPIEGFM, from the coding sequence ATGGCTTCTGCTCATTGTTCAAATGCTGATGAGACTTCAGCGCCCACGTCACATAAACGTGCTAAAGCCTCTATTTTATTGAGTTTAAGTTTAGTTTTAGCTGTGCCTGCGTGCAGCACGCTACCTAAACAAGTTGAACAGCAAACTCAAAATGCCTTTGAACGTGACACGTCACACACCTCGTTATCTAAAATCATTGAACCATTACGTCAGCAAAATATTGGCTTAACCGGTTATCACGTTCTATACGACCCACTCGAAGCCCTAGCTGCTCGGATTCAACTCATTCATAAAGCAGAAAAAAGTTTAGATTTACAATATTACATTTGGGATAACGACAAAATTGGGGCAATGGCACTGCATGCCATTATTCAAGCTGCTGATCGCGGTGTCCATGTGCGGCTCTTAATTGACGATAACAATGCCAAAAAAATGGAAGGGATTTACCTTGCGCTCGACCAACATCAAAATATCGATGTAAAGCTTTATAATCCTTACCGTTTTAGAAAGTATCGTCCGATGGATATGGTGCTGAACTTAAAACGCATTAATCGGCGCATGCATAACAAGAGTTTTATTGCCGACAATCAAATCGCGTTGATTGGCGGTCGTAATATGAGCAATCAATATTACAATGTCAGCGATAATTATCAATTTTCAGATGTTGATGTGTTATTGGTCGGTGCTGCGTCCGATGAAATTATTCATTCCTTTGATGAATATTGGAATGATGAATACGCCTATCAAGTCAAAACGATTGTCAATCCGCAACATTACAGCCTACGCTTCGACAGCCTTAAATCACAATTAGAACAATATAATCATGAAGCGAGTGTGCAAAATTATTTAGATTTAGCCAATCGTTCACAAAACTTCAATAAATGGCTAGATCAAAATATTCAGCTCGATTGGGTTGAAGCTGAAGTCGTCAAGGATTCACCGAGCAAAATTAAATCCAAAGCCAAGAAAGAAGAACATCTAAACTTCCAGTTATTGCAATTATTGGAGAAACCCGAACACAGCATTGATATCGTTTCAGCTTATTTTGTGCCTGAAAAAAGTGGCGCAGATCGCTTAATCGATGTTGCAAAAGATAATGTTCAGGTTCGAGTGTTAACCAATTCTTATAATGCCAATGACGTTCCGTTAGTACATGCTTTTTATGCCAAGTATCGTCAGCGTCTCTTGGAAAACAACGTACAGCTTTATGAGTTCTTGGCAGCGCCCGAAGCCAAAAATTTAAACGAAAACACCCAAGAAATTGCTGAAAAAGCCAAAGTCAGCATGAAGGGTTTAAGTCGTTCAAGCCTACATGCCAAACTGATGGCGATTGATGAAAAACAAGTGTTTATCGGCTCATTTAATTTTGATCCACGTTCGGCTTATTTAAATAGCGAAATTGGTGTGTTACTGAATAGTCCTGCATTGGCGCGTACGGTGCATCAAACCATGGATCAAAATTTAAGTAAGTTTGCCTATAAATTGGTTTTAGATGCCAACAAATCCATTAATTGGAAAATCAAAAAAGCCAATGATGAAATTAAAACCTACCCTAGCGAACCCAAAATGAAATGGTATGAAAAGGCAGCGATGAAAGTCATTGCATGGCTGCCGATTGAAGGCTTTATGTAA
- a CDS encoding lysophospholipid acyltransferase family protein, protein MKPIVEQQPTNIRGLQKFVLYTRKTCAMIAAIAQGFYLVYRHRLYKDPNNSQNTRYVQYFCRQLCKVFNIEVQVHGNIPRETALWVGNHVSWLDVAVFGSGARVFFLAKAEIEQWPLLGKLAKGGGTLFIKRGSGDSLRIREQITGFLKQDIPVLFFPEATTSDGRSIKKVHGRILGAAIEAGKPVQICLICYVNQAGELDLVAPFIDDISFAAHVKNVLEMPKVTAHLLALPAIDVTGHTVETLTPLVQEKMLSGLKELQLKVLKKPH, encoded by the coding sequence ATGAAGCCAATTGTAGAACAACAGCCTACGAATATTCGTGGACTGCAAAAATTTGTCTTATACACCCGTAAAACCTGTGCAATGATCGCTGCAATTGCTCAGGGTTTTTATTTGGTTTATCGTCATCGCTTATATAAAGATCCGAATAATTCGCAAAACACCCGCTATGTGCAATATTTTTGTAGGCAGCTGTGTAAGGTCTTTAATATTGAAGTACAAGTGCATGGCAATATTCCACGTGAAACAGCTTTATGGGTGGGCAATCATGTATCTTGGTTGGATGTTGCGGTGTTTGGTTCAGGGGCGCGGGTGTTCTTTTTGGCCAAAGCTGAAATTGAACAATGGCCTTTATTGGGTAAGTTGGCTAAAGGTGGCGGCACTTTATTTATTAAGCGTGGTTCGGGCGACTCTTTAAGAATTCGTGAACAAATCACGGGCTTTTTAAAGCAAGATATTCCGGTGTTATTTTTCCCTGAAGCGACAACTTCGGACGGACGCTCTATTAAAAAAGTGCATGGGCGTATTTTGGGCGCAGCCATTGAAGCAGGGAAGCCTGTACAGATTTGCTTGATTTGCTATGTGAATCAAGCGGGTGAACTTGATTTAGTGGCACCCTTTATTGATGACATCAGCTTTGCAGCCCATGTGAAAAACGTTTTAGAGATGCCAAAAGTGACTGCGCACTTATTGGCGTTGCCTGCGATTGACGTCACCGGGCATACGGTTGAAACGCTGACGCCGTTGGTGCAAGAAAAAATGTTATCGGGCTTAAAAGAGCTACAATTGAAGGTACTCAAAAAGCCGCATTAA
- the hflX gene encoding ribosome rescue GTPase HflX produces MENIEQHKAIERVILVSVTVQMLEDLDADEFHLLATSAGADVIEHLNVPRVKPDAKYFIGSGKAEEIALLVEASDISLVIFDHSLSPAQVRNLEQVMKCRVIDRTELILDIFALRARTYEGKLQVELAQLQHLSSRLIRSRGNLDSQKGGIGLRGPGETVLETDRRLLRVRMGQLKARIDKVRQTRIQGRVARQKAAVPTVSLVGYTNAGKSTLFNILANSDVYAANQLFATLDPTLRRLEWDGIGTVVLADTVGFVRNLSHSLVESFKATLEETLEATLLLHVIDSSSPDMLEQIDAVEKVLKEIGVDVPVLRVYNKIDSSNEDAKIIYAAPNQPERVYVSAHSGQGLDLLRKAVHESLMGNIQRFELKLNASHGKLRNQLYSLNVIQSEHYDEQGNLLLSVNIAPQKLEQLLKQAHLPLHEILGEQANQFQRPLEEFEIKG; encoded by the coding sequence GTGGAAAATATTGAACAGCATAAAGCGATAGAACGCGTCATTCTCGTCAGTGTGACCGTACAAATGTTAGAAGATCTTGATGCTGATGAATTTCACCTTTTGGCAACCTCTGCTGGCGCAGATGTAATTGAACACTTGAATGTGCCGCGTGTTAAACCCGATGCCAAATACTTTATTGGTTCAGGCAAGGCAGAAGAAATTGCACTTTTGGTCGAAGCATCAGACATTAGTTTGGTAATTTTCGATCACTCCCTGAGTCCTGCTCAAGTCCGTAATCTTGAACAAGTCATGAAGTGTCGTGTGATTGATCGTACTGAACTTATTTTGGATATTTTCGCCTTACGTGCACGAACTTATGAAGGTAAATTGCAAGTCGAATTGGCACAGTTACAGCATTTATCATCACGTTTAATTCGTAGCCGTGGCAATTTAGACAGCCAAAAAGGCGGGATTGGTTTACGTGGTCCGGGTGAAACCGTGCTTGAAACCGATCGACGCTTACTACGTGTGCGTATGGGACAACTCAAAGCTCGTATTGATAAAGTTCGCCAAACCCGTATTCAAGGGCGTGTTGCACGTCAAAAAGCGGCTGTACCGACCGTCTCATTGGTGGGTTATACCAATGCGGGTAAGTCAACCCTATTTAATATTCTTGCGAACAGCGATGTCTATGCAGCGAATCAGCTCTTCGCAACGCTTGATCCAACCTTACGTCGTTTGGAATGGGATGGCATCGGTACTGTGGTGTTGGCAGATACCGTTGGTTTCGTTCGTAATTTATCGCATTCTTTGGTGGAGTCTTTTAAGGCGACCCTTGAAGAAACATTGGAAGCTACCTTGCTTTTACATGTGATCGATTCAAGTAGCCCTGACATGCTAGAACAGATTGATGCCGTTGAAAAAGTCTTGAAAGAAATTGGTGTGGATGTACCTGTGCTTCGGGTCTATAACAAAATTGACAGCAGCAATGAAGATGCCAAAATTATCTATGCTGCACCGAATCAACCAGAACGCGTCTATGTTTCGGCACATAGTGGTCAAGGTTTAGATTTATTGCGTAAAGCGGTGCATGAATCGCTGATGGGCAATATTCAACGTTTTGAATTAAAACTGAATGCATCACATGGCAAATTACGGAATCAATTATATTCACTTAATGTGATTCAATCTGAACATTATGATGAGCAAGGCAATTTGCTTTTATCCGTCAATATTGCACCGCAAAAGTTAGAGCAATTGTTAAAACAAGCACATTTGCCCTTGCATGAAATTTTAGGTGAACAAGCCAATCAATTTCAACGCCCTCTTGAAGAATTCGAAATCAAAGGTTAG
- a CDS encoding LrgB family protein translates to MFAILYGFLITLIAYLLAKPCNRYVPQIPVIVFSMFIILALLFALGVPYDDYMAEVNPLFNHLLGYVTVALAIPLAAMRYDDLPLKGILGILVFASLSAVALPMGLAYLLHMSSADIMAFATRAVTTPIAINIATLLDAPISMAILIVILSGVIGAAFSPFILRRINDERAAGLALGLAAHAIGTAQAWQRGSIAGRYAAFGMAVNAVFTAIWLPTFILFLQKM, encoded by the coding sequence ATGTTCGCAATTTTATATGGATTTTTAATTACCTTAATCGCATATCTTTTGGCAAAACCCTGCAATCGTTATGTACCGCAAATCCCTGTGATTGTCTTTAGTATGTTCATTATTTTGGCTTTGCTGTTTGCGCTTGGCGTTCCTTATGATGACTATATGGCTGAAGTCAATCCGTTATTTAATCATTTGCTTGGTTATGTAACTGTCGCACTCGCTATTCCTCTAGCAGCAATGCGTTATGATGATTTACCACTGAAAGGGATTTTGGGAATTTTGGTCTTTGCCAGTCTCAGTGCGGTCGCTTTACCGATGGGACTTGCCTATCTCTTACACATGTCATCTGCTGATATTATGGCGTTTGCCACACGTGCTGTGACCACCCCCATTGCAATTAATATTGCGACCTTACTCGATGCCCCAATTAGCATGGCGATTCTGATTGTGATTTTATCAGGTGTGATTGGCGCTGCGTTTTCGCCTTTCATCTTACGTCGAATCAATGACGAACGTGCCGCAGGATTAGCCTTAGGTCTTGCAGCACATGCGATTGGAACGGCGCAAGCTTGGCAACGCGGCAGTATTGCAGGTCGTTACGCTGCATTTGGGATGGCAGTGAATGCTGTATTTACCGCGATCTGGCTACCGACTTTTATTTTGTTTCTACAAAAAATGTGA
- a CDS encoding DUF2147 domain-containing protein — MIKIYSIFVTMLFMSSISFAQNLTGTWQQIDDKTGSPKALIEIKQLNDGSYVGNITKVTPRQGYTPRETCFKCPEPYTNQPILGLEVFKGLKQTTPDNYGHGRVLDPLTGKIYDLKGRISTNGKRLTLRGYLGISAIGRTQTWIRSNSFLVSKVGSHSFY; from the coding sequence ATGATTAAAATATATTCAATCTTTGTTACAATGCTTTTCATGAGTTCGATAAGTTTTGCTCAAAATTTAACGGGAACTTGGCAACAAATTGATGATAAAACAGGTTCACCAAAAGCCTTAATTGAGATTAAACAACTCAATGATGGCAGCTATGTCGGTAATATCACCAAGGTTACTCCACGCCAAGGATATACCCCACGTGAAACATGCTTCAAATGCCCAGAACCGTATACCAATCAGCCCATTTTAGGCTTGGAAGTCTTTAAAGGTTTAAAGCAGACAACGCCAGACAATTATGGTCATGGTCGTGTTTTAGACCCATTGACAGGTAAAATTTACGATTTAAAAGGGCGTATTTCAACCAACGGAAAACGTTTGACACTTCGCGGTTATCTCGGGATTTCAGCCATTGGTCGAACACAAACTTGGATTCGATCAAACTCGTTTTTAGTGTCAAAAGTTGGATCTCATTCATTCTATTAA
- a CDS encoding DUF2147 domain-containing protein, with amino-acid sequence MKTLKLSLIFAGAMMSASAFAQDLTGTWLQIDDKTGSSKAVIEIRKDSKDQFIGKIVKVTPRPGYTPQKSCNGCPAPYTNQPILGMDVLTGLKHVEGTNNYEKGKVIDPLAGKIYDAKVRLAANGKRLTLRGYIGVSALGRSQTWIRQD; translated from the coding sequence ATGAAAACACTTAAATTAAGTCTTATATTTGCTGGGGCAATGATGAGCGCTTCTGCCTTTGCTCAAGATTTAACAGGGACTTGGCTACAAATTGATGATAAAACTGGTTCATCAAAAGCAGTCATTGAAATTCGAAAAGACAGTAAAGATCAATTTATTGGCAAGATCGTAAAAGTGACCCCACGTCCAGGTTATACACCCCAAAAAAGCTGTAATGGTTGCCCTGCCCCGTACACCAATCAACCTATTTTAGGCATGGATGTATTGACCGGTTTAAAACATGTGGAAGGCACCAATAACTATGAAAAAGGCAAAGTGATTGATCCACTTGCAGGCAAAATTTACGATGCTAAAGTGCGCCTTGCGGCAAATGGTAAACGCTTAACTTTACGTGGTTATATCGGTGTATCTGCGCTGGGTC